One stretch of Archocentrus centrarchus isolate MPI-CPG fArcCen1 chromosome 5, fArcCen1, whole genome shotgun sequence DNA includes these proteins:
- the LOC115780465 gene encoding tubby-related protein 1, giving the protein MSAEKKPKKKKEEANGTTEGKLKGIETKPKKAKTKKNEDVAKEDSSATQNGKKVKKKKVEKDKEEPEKEKETKKKAKSAPKKKKDSDSDNDDEEDDEDTPKKKTKKKASKDGSPSASSTQQKKSKSKEDKDSDGKEKKSKSKEKDKKKEPASMFQINEDKHSKGKKKAPKSESDDSEEETKSAKSKKKSNSSSATMFQTSDDKNKDKKTKKKAKAEESEDSESEKEEKTKKKKGKGKKKKDRSPSPEIEFDNLEKFVMEPAPQGVTVKCRVTRDQRGMDKSLYPLYYLHLDNEKKTFLLAGRKRKKSTTSNYLISIDATDLSRGGENFVGKLRSNLMGTKFTVFDNALNPEKALPDMSNARQELAGIIYETNVLGIKGPRRMTVIIPGMNKDNERVPLRPRNECDGLLIRFQNRRMENLIELHNKTPVWNEETASHVLNFNGRVTQASIKNFQIVHNKDLDYIVMQFGRIADDIFTLDYNYPLCAVQAFSIALSSFDGKIACE; this is encoded by the exons ATGTCTGCAGAGAAG aaaccaaaaaagaagaaagaagaggccAATGGCACAACGGAAGGCAAGCTGAAAGGAATTGAGACCAAGCCCAAAAAAGCAAAGACCAAGAAGAATGAAGATGTAGCCAAAGAGGACAGTTCTGCTACTCAGA ATGGaaagaaagtgaagaaaaagaaggtggaaaaagacaaagaggagccggaaaaagagaaagagactaAAAAGAAAGCCAAAAGTGctccaaagaagaaaaaag ATTCGGACTCAGACAACGACGATGAAGAAGACGATGAAGACACGCCCaaaaagaaaactaagaaaAAAGCATCTAAGGATGGTTCTCCATCTGCAAGTTCTACCCAGCAGAAGAAATCTAAATCTAAAG AGGACAAAGATTctgatggaaaagaaaagaagtccAAGTCAAAGgaaaaagacaagaagaaagagCCAGCTTCAATGTTCCAGATAAATGAAGACAAGCATTCTAAAGGCAAAAAGAAAG CTCCCAAATCAGAAAGCGATGACAGTGAAGAGGAAACAAAGTCAGCCAAATCAAAGAAGAAATCCAACTCAAGCTCTGCAACCATGTTTCAAACATCAGACGATAagaacaaagacaagaagacaaagaagaaag CAAAGGCAGAAGAAAGTGAAGATTCTGagtcagaaaaagaagaaaaaactaagaagaagaagggcaaagggaagaagaaaaa A GACCGGTCTCCCTCACCTGAAATTGAGTTTGACAATTTGGAGAAGTTTGTGATGGAGCCAGCGCCTCAGGGTGTGACTGTCAAATGCAGAGTGACTCGAGACCAGAGAGGGATGGATAAGAGCCTCTACCCTCTGTATTACCTTCATCTAGACAATGAAAAAAAG ACATTTCTATTGGCTGGacggaagagaaagaaaagtacAACTTCAAATTACCTCATCTCCATTGATGCTACAGACTTATCAAGAGGGGGGGAGAATTTTGTTGGAAAACTGAG GTCAAATTTAATGGGGACTAAGTTCACTGTATTTGACAATGCTCTGAATCCAGAAAAAGCTCTTCCAGATATGTCTAATGCTCGGCAAGAGTTAGCAGGCATCATCTAT GAAACCAATGTCTTAGGAATAAAAGGGCCCAGAAGGATGACTGTCATCATTCCAGGAATGAACAAAGACAATGAGCGAGTACCACTCCGACCAAGAAAT GAATGTGACGGTTTGCTGATAAGATTCCAGAATAGAAGGATGGAAAATCTGATCGAGCTTCACAACAAGACACCTGTGTGGAACGAAGAGACAGCATCTCATGTGCTCAACTTCAATGGCAGGGTCACCCAGGCCTCCATCAAGAACTTCCAGATAGTCCATAACAAAGACT tGGACTACATTGTGATGCAGTTTGGACGAATAGCTGATGACATTTTCACACTGGACTACAACTACCCGCTGTGTGCTGTGCAGGCCTTTTCCATTGCATTGTCAAGCTTTGATGGCAAAATCGCTTGTGAATAA